The Oncorhynchus clarkii lewisi isolate Uvic-CL-2024 unplaced genomic scaffold, UVic_Ocla_1.0 unplaced_contig_1599_pilon_pilon, whole genome shotgun sequence genome includes a region encoding these proteins:
- the LOC139402775 gene encoding CD5 antigen-like, translated as MTAGSPGSKRQSTSVINKLIECSTNYFSPESVRLVGGAGLCSGRVEVKSNQSWASVCEADFDRQDAEVVCRDVGCGAPAALQGGLYGEGEGQTWDKEFQCKGNESLLLDCDTSDRENNTCLPGNAVGLTCSEPDDVRLVGGGSRCAGEVERSDQGEWRTVGTEDWDDVAAVVCRQLGCGSTVSVLPGNTTRGCPASA; from the exons atgacggcagg atctCCAGGCTCAAAGCGTCAGTCCACCAG TGTCATCAACAAACTGATTGAATGTTCAACCAACTATTTTTCTCCAGAGTCTGTGCGGCTTGTGGGTGgagctggtctctgctctgggagaGTGGAGGTGAAGTCCAATCAGTCCTGGGCCTCAGTGTGTGAAGCTGACTTTGACCGGCAGGATGCAGAGGTAGTCTGTAGGGATGTTGGCTGTGGGGCTCCTGCAGCTCTACAGGGGGGGCTCTATGGAGAAGGTGAGGGTCAGACCTGGGATAAAGAGTTCCAGTGTAAAGGTAATGAGTCCCTTCTCCTGGACTGTGACacctcagacagagagaacaacaccTGCCTACCAGGTAATGCTGTTGGACTCACCTGCTCAG agcctgatgatgtgaggctggtgggaggaggcaGTCGCTGTGCTGGTGAAGTGGAGCGGTCCGACCAGGGAGAGTGGAGGACTGTGGGAACTGAAGACTGGGACGATGTAGCTGCAGTAGTTTGTAGACAGCTGGGTTGTGGCTCCACAGTTTCAGTTCTTCCTGGAAACACCACTAGAGG ATGTCCTGCTTCAGCCTGA